From Eptesicus fuscus isolate TK198812 chromosome 14, DD_ASM_mEF_20220401, whole genome shotgun sequence, one genomic window encodes:
- the CAV2 gene encoding caveolin-2 isoform X2, with protein MGLETEKADVQLFMDEDAYSHHSGLDYAHPEKYVDSDPDRDPNQLNSHLKVDFQDVIAEPESTHSFDKVWICSHALFEVSKYVIYKFLTVFLAIPLAFAAGILFATLSCLHIWEYVTKAMKTSHDHNGSDF; from the exons ATGGGGCTGGAGACCGAGAAGGCGGACGTGCAGCTCTTCATGGACGAGGACGCCTACAGCCACCACAGCGGCCTGGACTACGCCCACCCCGAGAAGTACGTGGACTCGGACCCGGATCGGGATCCCAACCAGCTCAACTCGCATCTCAAG GTGGACTTCCAGGATGTGATCGCAGAGCCCGAGTCCACGCACTCCTTTGACAAGGTGTGGATCTGCAGCCATGCCCTCTTCGAAGTCAGCAAATACGTGATCTACAAGTTCCTGACCGTGTTCCTGGCTATCCCGCTGGCCTTTGCCGCGGGGATTCTCTTTGCCACCCTCAGCTGTCTGCACATCTG gGAGTATGTGACCAAAGCTATGAAAACATCACATGATCACAATGggtctgatttttaa